Below is a genomic region from Methanoculleus sp. SDB.
TCGCGTCGAAGGTCGCCGGTGTCTCCCCGGCAAGGCCGATGATAAAATTCAGGCCGGGAAGCAGGTCGGGGACACCATCACGCCGTCCTGCACCGACGTCGTTTACGATCTCTATCGCACGGAACACCTGTTCGGGAGAGGCCTTGAGGTTGTTTGCCCGTATCACAGCCGTATCGGCGGTCTCCATACCAAACGCTGCGGTATCGCCCGGCGTGTGCCCGCTCACGATCGCCTGCAGGGCGTCGCGGGCGGCCTCCTCGTGGCGGGCGATCGTGCCCGGATTGATGTTATCGATATGCAGTGTTTTCAGGCCCGGTGCCGCCGCTCGGATGCCGGTGAACAGCGTGTCGAGGAGATCGGGACGCGGCTTCGGGAATTCGCCCGCGCCCGTCCCGAACGCGAGGAGATCCGGCTGGCGGCCGAGGCGGAAATGAACCGCTCCGGCTGCCGCAAGGGCCGCCACTTCCCCGGAGACACCCGCAACCGACCTGTACCGGGGAGGACCGTAGAGCGGTTCGGTGCAGAAGGAGCAACCGCCGGCAACGACGCGGGAGCAGCCCCGGGCGGTCTCGAGTTCGCACATGACGTGAGGAAACGACGGGTGCTGCCGCACGATGCCGCTCCCGAGCACGCTCCACCGGTCGATGGTGCGGTAATCGATGCCTCCGGGCGCGTCTTTCTCCTGCAGCAGGGCGTCGAGCGATGACGCCACCTCTCCCCCGAGCACGGCGTCGAACCCGGATACGGCCTGCCTGACCGCCTTCTCGCCGCCACCGCGTGCGTAACCGAAGGAGATGGGACCGCCGATAACACTCACCGGGTGCCGGAGCATACTCCCGATCTGGCGGATCTCCGTGAGCGAAGCGGGAGTGCCCCCGAGGTACTTCCCGGGGACGGTCACGCCCGCGATCAGGAGGACGAGCGATGCCGCATCGAGGCGGGCAATGCGGGCGGGATCGTCACGAAGGGTGTCGATGGTGACATATGACACGGTGTACCCGTGCTCGAGAAGAACGCCCGCCGCATACCTGATATAGGGGGAGAGGTAGGGCGGAACCCCGAAACAGGCGGGTTCGTCCACGTACCCGTCGATGATGATCGCGTCAGAGGTCATGGCCGAGGAGCCCCAGCAGGCGCCGTGCCCAGGAGAGTTTGCCGCGCTTGACAGGATCGACCCCGGGATCGTCGCAGTCGAACCCGATGATGGAGACGGAGCGGGCACCGAGTGCGTGTGCGGCAAAGACCGCACGGTCGCCGTCCGTAAACCCGCCGAAGTTATGGACGCCGGGAAGGGGCCGTGCCTGCGTCGTGGCGACAAACGGCCCGTCGAATCGCGGCACCCAGTGGGTGAGAAGGCGGATATTGTCGCCGTGGGCATGCACGACCATGACGGTACCTTTCCGGTTCATCTCGCAAAAAACGTCCGTGGCGCCGTCGAGATCCGTAAAGACCGCATCGGGACGGATGCCGTGGGCGTACAGCACGCCCGCGGCGGCGTCGGCGGCGAAGACCGTGCCGTTGATCTCCGGGAGTTCGCCGGAAAGGCACGGGGCGTTTCCGCAGACGGTGACGTCTCGCCCCCGGCACAGGGCGGTAAGAAGGGAGCGGTCGTCACGGGGAGCGAGGGCTGCGAGCACCCGTGCCGCCTCCTCGTCGTCCTCCCGGTCAAACCCGAAATAATCGAGGATGGCAGTGTAATGCGGCTCCCATTCCTCAAACCTCATTCGCTTCCTCGTCCTCGATTCCCACCAGTTTCATGAACTTCCTGAGGATCGGATCGATGACCAGTGAAAGGAGCTCTTCCTTGTTTTTCACCATGGAAAAGATGGCGAGAGGAATGACCGCCGCCGCCATCGTGGCATGGCCGCCCCCTTCGCCGATGTCGGAGAAGGCTTCGTGCATGACGTTTCCGATGTGCAGCCTGATGTCCTTGTTGCGGGCGGAGAGGGTGATGGCCGCATCGGTGATGCCGTAGACAAGCGCCGTGTTCACCCCTTCGAGATTGATGAGGAGGTCCGCTGCCTGCGGCACTGCATCCCGGTTGCGCACATACCCGATGTTGGAGAAGAGATACCCGTTCCGGATCCTGCGGTTCCTGATCGCATTCCCGAGCACATCGAGCGTCTCCTGCCCCATCGAGGGCGAGGTGATGCGGCCGAGCAGTTCGGCGTCGGTCAGCGGCAGGAGGAATGCGGCAAAATGCAGGTCCGAGGGGGTGGTGTTCCGGGAGAAGTCACGAGTATCCGCCTTTATCCCGTACAGAAGCGCTGTTGCAACGTTTTTCTCGACCGGGATATCGAGCTCCTGCAGGTACTGCGTGAAAATGCTCGCCGTGGCGCCCAGGCCGGGGCGGATATCAAAAAAGTCGGCGTTCGGGACGGCATCCCCGTTATGGTGGTGGTCGATGATGATGCTGATGTGGGAGTCCTTGTCGAGGGCGTTGTTGACGCCCGGGGCGGGTGCGTCCACCAGCGCGATATGGCCGCATTCTGCGAGCGCATCCGGAGTCAGGCGCTCCATCTTGATATCGAGAAGGTTTACAAACGCCCGGTTCTCCTGATGCCCGATATTGCCGTCATAAAAGATGCGGCACTCGATCCTGCCGTCGGTCGCGTCCTTTGCAATCGAACAGAGTGCCATGGCGCTTGAGATGGCGTCCGGGTCGGGATTTGTATGGGTGACGATCCCGAGCGTCCCTTCCCACGCGGCAAGAATATTGTAGAGGCGCCGTGCCAGCCGTGACGACCGCAGTTTTCTGATATGGTGCACCGCGGTTCTGGCGATGACTTCCTGCGGATAGAGCACGATATCGGCACCCGCCTGCTCCAGCAGCCCGACGCTGACCGGGTCCAGGGCACGGGCGATGACGTACGTGGAGGGGTACTTCTCCTTGATGGTCTTGACGGCGGCGAGGTTTGCCTCCTTATCGCTGGAGAGGACGAACACGACACCCGGAACCGGCAGCCCGTCAAGCAGGGCAGGATCCCTGAGGTCGCGCGATATCGCCTCGTATTTTTGATCCAGCAGGTCTTCGACCCGCTTATCATCGTGGTCGATGATGAGGATGTCTTCCGTTTCCTTCAGGAGTTCGTCCACGACGTTGTACCCGATGCTCCCACACCCGAGTATGATATATTTGATTTTTGGTGTAGCTCCATTCGGAGACGGATCAGGCATACTGATCACGTGTACCGTATCAGCATATTAAAGTTCAGATGATGAAAATTCCAATACGAAAGGTTTATTCTTTAGCTAATACAATGTTTGTGAGTCATTTTAATGGGCCTGTAGCTTAGTCAGGCAGAGCGACGGACTCTTAATCCGTAGGCCAGGGGTTCAATTCCCTTCAGGCCCGTTTCATAAAAATGTTCCACCCTCATTTGCCAATCTTCACGAGCATCTCCTCGAGGCTCGGGTACTTTGACTCTATCTTTTTCACCCTGCCGTTGCCTTCAGCAATGCAGGCGGTCACCTCGTTGAGTGCGTCGACGTCATGCACGACGGCGACGTACGCCCCGTGCTCCTCGCGGTATTCCAGAACACCCGTGAGGCAGCGGGTGTCGTCCATCGTGAAGTGGATCTCGTAGGTCAGGGTACCGAACGTCTCCCGGAGTTCGTCCATGGTCCCGAACGCGACCTCCTTTCCCCGCCGCAGAATCATGACTTTGTCGCAGATCTCCTCCACCTGATAGAGGTTGTGGGCTGAGAGCACGATCGTCTTCTTCTGCCGCGTGCGGAGATCCCGGAGGTACTCGCTGATATACCGGGATGTCATCGGATCAAGCCCTGATGTCGGTTCGTCGTAGATCAAGAGAGAGGGTTCGTGAATCAGCGAGCGGGCGATCGCCACTTTCCGGCGCATTCCCTTCGAGAGCTCTCCGATCCGTTTTCCGCCCGCCTCGAGGGAGAGGGAGGAGAGGAGGATGTCGGACCTCTCGGCAATCGTTGCATGGTCGAGGCCGTAAATCTCGCCGAAAAAGGTGAGGTACCCGTCGACCGTCATGGTCTCGTAGAGCCTCGACTCCTCGGGGAGATACCCCAGTTTCTCTTTCAGGACGTCCGGATGGGCGACGACGTCGATGCTGTCGATGTGGTAGGTCCCCGACGTGGGCGCCATCAGGCCGGCGAGAATTTTCAGGAGGGTCGTCTTCCCCGCACCGTTGTGCCCGATCACGCCGAATATCCCGTGCTCCTCGAGGTCGAAACTGACGCCGTCGAGGGCGGCAGCCCCGTTGTATTTTTTCACAAGCGAGCGGGCGTGGATCATACTCGTCGTGTGTAACTCGCACGCGACCGTACATAACAGTTTCGTGCAACGCCGGTACCGGGCTTTTTTCCGGTACCGGGCAGTACCGGGGGTTTTTTTCACCGAAAACCTCAATGACTAAATACCTGTACCCCCAACAGCACGAATACCTTTATGCGCGAAACGCTGCTTGCTGTCTGGACGATTGCCCGATGGGAAATCGCACGCTCAATCACTACGATGAGCCGCGATGTGCTGCCGATCGCCATCGCCCTTTTCGTGCTGCTCGTGGCGGTGACAGGATTCGCATCGCAGAGCGGGGTCCACCTGCAGGACGGCATGTACGACCTGGGGGTCGACGATCCCGGTGTCGCCCGCATTTTTGCCGGTGACGAGAGATTCGCCGTGTACCGGGCCGACGCCGCCACCCTGACGGTGGTACGGGCGAGCTTCGATCTCGTCATCATCGACGGCAGGGTGTCCGCCCCCTCCACCGAGAAGGGACGGTCCGCACTCCGTGCGCTCTCCCGGGACTACACCCGGTACGAGGCGTTTGTATACAACCAGCAGGAGGACCTCTTCGCTTCATACCCGCTCTGGATCGACACGCTCGAGGTGAAGAGCGAACTGGACTTCATCGCCACCCAGGGCGGCCAGCCGGTCGGCGCAGGACTCTACGGCCGGCGCCGGCCGGTGCCGGACGGTCCGGTGATCCCGATCGATCCCCCCTCGGCAACGATTGATGTTTCCCGGGAAGACCTCAGGCGGGAGCTGATCGCGGTTGCCGGCTCAGACAGCCAGATTTCGCGGTACAGCGATATTCTCTCACCCGACACAGGGCCCGGGATGTTCAAGACACCGTCCCAGCTCTCCCCGCCGCTGCCGTTCGACTCGATCATCCTCGTCTTCGTCTTCATCTTCCCCCTCTACTTCACATCCCAGTTCTTCATGATGAGCGTCATGAACGAGCGTGTCGAGCGGCGGGGCGAGATTCTCCTCTCGACACCCCTCAAAGCGTGGCAGATCATCGCGGGAAAAGGGCTCCCGTACCTCGTGGTCATGCTCGGCATCTCCGCGATACTTGCACTCGCAAACGGCGCACCCCTCATCATCCTCCTTCCGCTCCTGCCGGTCATCCTCTTCTTCCTCGCAAATGCCCTCATCATCGGGATGGTGGCACGCAGCTTCAAGGAGCTCTCGTTTATTTCCATCTTCTTCTCCACCATCGCGACATCGTACCTCTTCTTCCCGAGCATCTTCGCAAACGTTCACGTCATCAGCCTGATCTCGCCCCTCACCCTGATCGTCCTCCAGATGCAGGGCGACGGATTTACGGCTCTCGACTATATGTACTCGACCTCGCTCTTCTGGCTGACGAGCGCCGTGCTCTTCTATGTCGGCACCGTCAACTTCACCGAGGAACGCCTCTTCACGCTTCACACCCTGACCGTCCGCATCCGCGAGTTCATCGGGACGGGCATCTCTCTCTCCCGCCCGTACACCTCGCTCTTCCTCATCAGCCTCTTTTCCATTCCCTTCGTTTTCATGGCGCAGCTGATGCTGCTGGTGCTCCTCTTCAACCTGCCGATGCCCCTGTCGCTGATCCTGCTGCTCGTTGCAGCGGCATTCATCGAGGAACTGGCGAAATCGATCGGCGTGTACACGCTTGTTGCGAACGTGCCGGATTTCTTCTCATGGAAGCGGGTCCTCGCCGCATCGGCGGCAGTGGCCGCGGGGTTCCTCATCGGGGAAAAGGCGCTCCTGTTCGCAACGCTTGCGCAGATCTCGGACTCCATCTTCGGGGCGGTGCTGTTTGCCAGCCTGCAGGTACTCTGGATACCCTTAACGCTCCACTTCATCGGAATACTTACCACCGCTGCTGTGCTCCGGACCTGGGGGCGGCGGGCATATCTCCCGGGACTCTGCGCTGCAACCGTCGTACATACGCTCTATAACCTCTCGTTCATACTGGGGTGGATCTGATGAACGCACGCCACGCGGGGATCATTGCGAAAAAGGAACTGAAAGGGCTGTATAGCGAAAAAACAATTATTCTTGCGATACTGCTCCAGCTCTTCATCGCCATGTTCTCCACGTTCCTGATGGTGGGTCTTGCGTCCATGTACGATCCCGACTCGGTGGGAAGGCTCTCGACAATCAGGTATCCCATCGCCTATACCGGCGAAGACAGCCTGCTCGTCGATTACCTGACGGCACGCGATGACCTCATCGTGTACGAGATGGATCTCGACACGGCCGTCACGGCGCTCGGCGAACGCAAGCTCAGCGCGGTCGTGTGGGCCCCGGAAACGGCGCCGGATGCGGACGATCCAATTAAAATAACACTCTATACCATCCAGAACGACATCCAGTCGACCGTCATCAATGTCAAACTCAAGGAGGTCTTCCTCGCGTACGAAAGCGATCTCCGGGAGATCCGGGCTTTCCGGCTTGACGTGCAGCCGTTCCCGCTCGATTTCCCGCCGTCCGAACCCGGCAGCAACTTCTATGAATTCGTTTACGGGCTCCTCATACCGCTCCTCGTCTTTATGCCCGCCATCATATCGTCGGCCCTGATCATCGACCTGATCACGGAGGAGTACCAGCACGACACGCTCGAGACGCTTATGTCCACACCGGTGACCTTTACCGAGATGATCTGGGGGAAAGTCGCCGCGTGCCTTGCCATCGTCCCCGTCCAGTCGGGTGCATGGCTCCTCCTCCTGACGGTAAACGGCATCGCGATAGCGAATGCCGTCCCGATTCTCCTGCATGTCACCGCCGGTTCGATGGCGATGATCCTGCTCGGTGCGGTCACAGCGCTCCACTACCGGGACCGGACAAACGCCCAGTTCATCTTCTCCACGGCACTGGTGGTCGTCATCCTCTTCGTGCTCGCACTCCCCTATAATCCTCTCAACCTGATCGTCCGCCTCGCTGTCGACGCAATCGGAGCTGAGCACTGGCTTTTCCTTGCGGCAGTCATTGCCGTTACCGCACTCGGAGCCTCTGTCACGAATCGCTATGCGGCACGGATCGGGACACGGATTTTTCAGAAGGGGTAACCCGCCGGATCACCGCCTCAGCCTCGCAAGCACGAGCGGCGCTGCGAGGTAGACAAGCGTGGCATAGGAAGAGGCGACAAAAGCCACGCCTATGACCGCGAGGGAAAGAACGGGGATTACCAGCGTCCGCCGGAGCGATCCGGCCGCCCGGTCCGCATCCCTCTCCGGATCCGTGAGCGGGACCGCAAGGGCATGCCGCCAGCCGAGCGCGTTGAACGAACCGATGGCGCACATGTTGAGGGCGAAGACCGATACCGCATAGGGGGAGGACGAATAATCCCCGACAAGGGACGTGGAGAACGGGAGCAGGCCGACGCAGAGGAGGGAGAGGATATTCCACCAGAGAAAGCCGCGGTCGACCTGACGGACGGAATGAAACTGCTGCGTATGCCCGATCCAGAACGCACCCGGCGTGAAAAACGCGATGGCGTAATGGAGCATCTGGGGAGCCAGGCCGAACAGGCCGGGGTGGAGCGTGCCGGCCGGCGTACCTCCCGCGAGATCTCCGACACCGATGTTCAGCATGGCGAGAGTGAATGCAATGGCATAAATGCCGTCGCTGAGCGCTTCGATGCGGTGTTTGCTCATTCCCGTGAGAATATCTGCCCCGGACGTCATCACGTTCCGCCTGATTTGAAAAAAGAAAAGTCATCTGTCTATAAGAAAATGGCACGGCACGGCCCGCTCCCCAATCAGGGTATACTGGGCGGCGGAGATGCGGTTCCTGCCGGTGCCGCCGTGAGCCCCTCTTTACCACACCGGACGGTCCCCGCCCTCGTCGCCGGATTCCTTCAGCTGCTCCTCTGCCAGCCGCCGGATTTTCCTGAGCGGGGCGTTTAGTTCGAGCGCAGCCTTTCGTAAATCTTCATATTCCGGCTTTTTCCCGATAACGGCACCACCCGCCCGCGACGTTTTGACCCGGACAGGAAATGTCCGTCCGAGAAATGTCATTGTCCGTGTCTCCCGCACCCGCTCAGCGACCAGCCGGGGAGTATCTCGGATACGCACACCGAGGGTTCCTGTCTCTTCCATGAGAAGGGCGAGCAGCCGGGAGTAGTCGTGATGGCCCGTGATGACAGTGAGCACCTGGACCGGGCGGTTTTTCTTTCCGATGCCGGGGGTGACGAAAACATCGACCGCTCCCGCTGCCAGCAGGCGTTCGATGGTAAAGCCTATCTCCTCGCCGGGAAGATCATCGAGATTGGTTTCGAGGAGCACGACATGATCCCTGATCAGGGCTTCCCGCTCGCCGCTCACCACCCGGAGGAGCGGAGGATTCGTACCGCTGCCGCACCCGTACCCGGCTCCTTCGGGCGTGAGTGCCGGAAGCACGGGCGCCACCTCATCCACCAGACGCGCAAAGAGTGCGACGCCGGCTGCACTGGTGGATACGGGACGATTCTGAGGAGAGGAAAACGGAATATGCCTGCGCGACAGGAGCCACAGGATGTCGGGCGGGGGACCGGAGAAGGGATCCCCGCCATCAGCCACGGCAGGGGGAGTCCCGATGATCCGCCCGTCGAAGAAACCGCCTTTATCGAGCATGAGAAGAGGTGCAAGAACCGAATAGACCGTCTCCGGCCATGCCGGTCCGGGCAGGGC
It encodes:
- a CDS encoding radical SAM protein gives rise to the protein MTSDAIIIDGYVDEPACFGVPPYLSPYIRYAAGVLLEHGYTVSYVTIDTLRDDPARIARLDAASLVLLIAGVTVPGKYLGGTPASLTEIRQIGSMLRHPVSVIGGPISFGYARGGGEKAVRQAVSGFDAVLGGEVASSLDALLQEKDAPGGIDYRTIDRWSVLGSGIVRQHPSFPHVMCELETARGCSRVVAGGCSFCTEPLYGPPRYRSVAGVSGEVAALAAAGAVHFRLGRQPDLLAFGTGAGEFPKPRPDLLDTLFTGIRAAAPGLKTLHIDNINPGTIARHEEAARDALQAIVSGHTPGDTAAFGMETADTAVIRANNLKASPEQVFRAIEIVNDVGAGRRDGVPDLLPGLNFIIGLAGETPATFDANQAFLDRVLAAGLLVRRVNIRQLMPFEGTPAYDDNMLGRHAARFKQWKEHVRKNFDAPMLRAVFPEGTVLCDVIIEESGTPSFGRQMGSYPILAGFPLHLGKKTVTNAVVVGWGMRSVTVLPCPVDVNALPQSTLKWLPGVGRKKAAKIASKRPFLTLEEFRAVAGPSPIADLLAFTLP
- a CDS encoding potassium transporter TrkA, whose protein sequence is MPDPSPNGATPKIKYIILGCGSIGYNVVDELLKETEDILIIDHDDKRVEDLLDQKYEAISRDLRDPALLDGLPVPGVVFVLSSDKEANLAAVKTIKEKYPSTYVIARALDPVSVGLLEQAGADIVLYPQEVIARTAVHHIRKLRSSRLARRLYNILAAWEGTLGIVTHTNPDPDAISSAMALCSIAKDATDGRIECRIFYDGNIGHQENRAFVNLLDIKMERLTPDALAECGHIALVDAPAPGVNNALDKDSHISIIIDHHHNGDAVPNADFFDIRPGLGATASIFTQYLQELDIPVEKNVATALLYGIKADTRDFSRNTTPSDLHFAAFLLPLTDAELLGRITSPSMGQETLDVLGNAIRNRRIRNGYLFSNIGYVRNRDAVPQAADLLINLEGVNTALVYGITDAAITLSARNKDIRLHIGNVMHEAFSDIGEGGGHATMAAAVIPLAIFSMVKNKEELLSLVIDPILRKFMKLVGIEDEEANEV
- a CDS encoding multidrug ABC transporter ATP-binding protein, whose amino-acid sequence is MIHARSLVKKYNGAAALDGVSFDLEEHGIFGVIGHNGAGKTTLLKILAGLMAPTSGTYHIDSIDVVAHPDVLKEKLGYLPEESRLYETMTVDGYLTFFGEIYGLDHATIAERSDILLSSLSLEAGGKRIGELSKGMRRKVAIARSLIHEPSLLIYDEPTSGLDPMTSRYISEYLRDLRTRQKKTIVLSAHNLYQVEEICDKVMILRRGKEVAFGTMDELRETFGTLTYEIHFTMDDTRCLTGVLEYREEHGAYVAVVHDVDALNEVTACIAEGNGRVKKIESKYPSLEEMLVKIGK
- a CDS encoding ABC transporter, translated to MRETLLAVWTIARWEIARSITTMSRDVLPIAIALFVLLVAVTGFASQSGVHLQDGMYDLGVDDPGVARIFAGDERFAVYRADAATLTVVRASFDLVIIDGRVSAPSTEKGRSALRALSRDYTRYEAFVYNQQEDLFASYPLWIDTLEVKSELDFIATQGGQPVGAGLYGRRRPVPDGPVIPIDPPSATIDVSREDLRRELIAVAGSDSQISRYSDILSPDTGPGMFKTPSQLSPPLPFDSIILVFVFIFPLYFTSQFFMMSVMNERVERRGEILLSTPLKAWQIIAGKGLPYLVVMLGISAILALANGAPLIILLPLLPVILFFLANALIIGMVARSFKELSFISIFFSTIATSYLFFPSIFANVHVISLISPLTLIVLQMQGDGFTALDYMYSTSLFWLTSAVLFYVGTVNFTEERLFTLHTLTVRIREFIGTGISLSRPYTSLFLISLFSIPFVFMAQLMLLVLLFNLPMPLSLILLLVAAAFIEELAKSIGVYTLVANVPDFFSWKRVLAASAAVAAGFLIGEKALLFATLAQISDSIFGAVLFASLQVLWIPLTLHFIGILTTAAVLRTWGRRAYLPGLCAATVVHTLYNLSFILGWI
- a CDS encoding sodium ABC transporter permease, with the protein product MNARHAGIIAKKELKGLYSEKTIILAILLQLFIAMFSTFLMVGLASMYDPDSVGRLSTIRYPIAYTGEDSLLVDYLTARDDLIVYEMDLDTAVTALGERKLSAVVWAPETAPDADDPIKITLYTIQNDIQSTVINVKLKEVFLAYESDLREIRAFRLDVQPFPLDFPPSEPGSNFYEFVYGLLIPLLVFMPAIISSALIIDLITEEYQHDTLETLMSTPVTFTEMIWGKVAACLAIVPVQSGAWLLLLTVNGIAIANAVPILLHVTAGSMAMILLGAVTALHYRDRTNAQFIFSTALVVVILFVLALPYNPLNLIVRLAVDAIGAEHWLFLAAVIAVTALGASVTNRYAARIGTRIFQKG